One part of the Dermacentor andersoni chromosome 2, qqDerAnde1_hic_scaffold, whole genome shotgun sequence genome encodes these proteins:
- the LOC126542067 gene encoding ribitol 5-phosphate transferase FKRP, giving the protein MRHRWCRMFLGLICVNFFSVFIMWIYLDSKCPCYEASREGGDVRATGEAARQHQRSFAAPQGDHDYSAGGALKMRNAAPLDDIYDLPNSLVTLVVREFEFYEHDLVETVRSFHTVFPRMPIVLFADDVPYPPLRFPRDEFGPNVTVVPLSRDPGRYPNATRLENYVKTDLVLFVPDSVRMTQPAIVTTMIKRIFKNPRLMVAVRIAGEMRRCLNLDVNLREWTLVYRKAPRTAESHCDAFGGRHLLMVKSELLLSLSEPLVRPFPEALYVQTALRDVKIEIVDSLVAQNGRPLFTTEHNREKLRAATASRRSQLYTNFGVKKVHQPGGEVTWHGCKRETSRCFGTVVDETPDYLYKGRWTPPCCLENLRRTARHVFAILERCKTRYWLEGGSLLGAARNHDIIPWDYDIDIGVYSDDVQRCEWLRNSQKGSVIDADGYVWEKATEGDFVRVQYSSTNRVHVDIFPFYSRNGVMTKDTWFKSHPQDREFPEHFLKPLSTILFVGVFASAPNNITQFLELKFGKGAVGKPEYPNPALLAYPKSTGA; this is encoded by the exons ATGCGCCATAGGTGGTGTCGTATGTTTCTGGGACTCATATGCGTAAACTTTTTCTCGGTGTTTATTATGTGGATATATCTCGACAGCAAGTGCCCGTGCTACGAGGCATCTCGAGAAGGCGGCGACGTCAGAGCCACCGGGGAGGCAGCCCGGCAACATCAGCGCTCGTTCGCCGCGCCTCAGGGCGATCACGACTACAGTGCCGGGGGAGCTTTGAAGATGCGCAACGCGGCTCCCCTCGACGACATCTACGACCTGCCGAACTCCCTCGTTACTCTCGTGGTGCGCGAGTTCGAATTCTATGAGCACGACCTAGTGGAGACTGTTCGCTCTTTCCACACAGTGTTTCCGCGCATGCCGATCGTGCTGTTTGCAGACGACGTGCCGTATCCGCCTCTGAGGTTTCCCCGGGACGAATTCGGCCCGAACGTGACCGTCGTCCCACTCTCCAGGGATCCAGGCCGCTACCCCAACGCTACGCGGTTGGAAAACTACGTTAAGACGGACTTGGTGCTGTTCGTACCCGATTCCGTGCGCATGACGCAGCCAGCCATCGTCACTACCATGATCAAACGCATCTTTAAGAACCCGCGCCTCATGGTGGCCGTTCGAATCGCGGGAGAGATGCGACGCTGCCTGAACCTGGACGTGAACTTGCGCGAGTGGACGCTGGTGTATCGCAAGGCGCCGCGCACGGCCGAGTCTCATTGCGATGCGTTTGGAGGCCGGCATCTGCTCATGGTCAAGTCCGAACTGTTGCTGTCGctcagcgagccgctcgtgcgcCCGTTCCCTGAGGCGCTGTACGTACAGACAGCGCTCAGAGACGTGAAG ATTGAAATCGTCGACAGCCTAGTTGCCCAGAATGGCCGCCCGCTCTTCACAACAGAGCATAATCGAGAGAAACTGCGTGCAGCCACTGCAAGTCGTCGATCACAGCTCTACACCAACTTTGGCGTGAAAAAAGTTCACCAGCCCGGTGGGGAAGTCACGTGGCATGGCTGCAAGCGGGAGACCTCTCGTTGCTTTGGCACTGTGGTAGATGAGACGCCGGACTACCTGTACAAGGGGCGCTGGACACCACCGTGTTGCCTGGAAAACTTGCGTCGCACAGCCAGGCATGTCTTTGCCATTCTGGAAAGGTGCAAGACCCGTTACTGGCTAGAAGGCGGTAGCCTCCTCGGTGCTGCCAGAAATCACGACATCATTCCATGGGACTACGACATTGACATTGGTGTGTATAGCGATGATGTGCAGCGCTGTGAGTGGCTGCGAAACTCTCAAAAAGGTTCTGTGATTGATGCTGATGGCTATGTGTGGGAGAAGGCCACAGAGGGAGACTTTGTTCGTGTTCAGTACAGCAGCACCAATCGAGTGCATGTGGACATCTTTCCCTTTTACTCCCGAAACGGtgtcatgactaaagacacgtgGTTCAAGAGCCATCCGCAAGACAGGGAGTTCCCAGAGCACTTTCTGAAGCCTCTATCTACTATCCTCTTTGTAGGAGTGTTTGCATCAGCACCCAACAACATCACTCAGTTTCTGGAGCTGAAATTTGGGAAAGGTGCTGTAGGGAAGCCAGAGTATCCAAACCCAGCTTTGTTGGCCTATCCGAAAAGCACTGGTGCTTAG